In the genome of Salinispirillum sp. LH 10-3-1, one region contains:
- a CDS encoding GntR family transcriptional regulator produces MQLVRPEADKPRRENVADRVYAELKNDIFDFRLLPGDRFSENELAARLNVSRTPIREALVRLQRDGYVDVLFRSGWQVKPFDFHYFEELYDVRIVLETAAVRRLCEQTGANPLFDELKAIWLVPEAERLADGPTVSGLDERFHNQLVAATGNTEMTRIHEDLTERLRIIRRLDFTKTHRIDATYNEHAAILRAIVQRREDTAAHLLKTHIAVSKAEVQKITVHMLHQARVQQ; encoded by the coding sequence ATGCAGCTGGTGCGTCCCGAAGCCGATAAGCCGCGCCGCGAAAACGTCGCGGACCGGGTCTACGCGGAGTTAAAGAACGACATCTTCGACTTCCGCCTCTTGCCCGGCGATCGCTTCAGCGAAAACGAACTGGCGGCGCGCTTGAACGTCAGCCGCACGCCCATTCGGGAAGCGTTGGTGCGCTTGCAGCGCGATGGCTACGTGGATGTGTTGTTTCGCAGCGGCTGGCAAGTCAAACCCTTCGACTTTCACTACTTCGAAGAACTGTACGACGTGCGCATTGTGCTGGAAACCGCCGCCGTGCGCCGTTTGTGTGAACAAACAGGTGCGAACCCCCTGTTTGATGAACTGAAAGCAATCTGGCTAGTGCCTGAAGCAGAACGGCTCGCCGACGGGCCGACGGTATCCGGTTTAGATGAACGCTTTCATAACCAGTTGGTGGCCGCGACAGGCAACACGGAAATGACGCGGATTCACGAAGACCTGACCGAGCGTTTGCGCATTATTCGTCGGTTAGATTTCACGAAAACGCATCGAATAGACGCTACCTACAACGAACATGCCGCGATATTGCGCGCCATTGTGCAGCGCCGCGAAGACACTGCCGCGCATTTGTTAAAAACGCACATCGCGGTCAGTAAGGCCGAAGTGCAGAAGATTACGGTGCATATGCTGCATCAAGCTCGGGTCCAGCAGTGA
- the uca gene encoding urea carboxylase, protein MNKSLFEKVLIANRGEIAVRIIRTLKEMGIGSVAVYSDADRNSLHVELADEAIALGGNSPADSYLDTQKILKAAKSSGAMAIIPGYGFLSENADFAEACEAEGIVFVGPTPLQMRQFGLKHSAREIAEAAGVPLAPGTGLLASLDDALAAADKLGYPVMLKSTAGGGGIGLTRCEDAAALREAFVSVQRLGQSFFNDSGVFLERFIAQARHVEVQMFGDGNGHVVALGERDCSLQRRNQKVVEETPAPNLPTETRQAMLDCAVRLGESVNYRSAGTVEFIYDAQRDDFFFLEVNTRLQVEHPVTEQVTGLDLVAWMLQIAAGQTPDFNNLPTPQGASMEVRIYAEDPVKGFQPSPGELTDVHWPLDLARVDTWVETGSEVSPHYDPMIAKVIVYGKDRTEALEKMQAALNETRLSGIATNLDYLRQVISTPEFRVGDVSTRALESFVFQPHVIEVLQPGTYTTVQDFPGRVGYWDIGVPPSGPMDDFAFQLSNRIVGNHADAAGLECTIIAPTLRFHQDTTIALTGAPTSAMLDDEPVAFWEPIDVKAGQTLIIGKAHSGCRTYLAVRGGFDVPEYLGSRSTFALGQFGGHGGRPLRAGDMLPVSQAELPACTTPQPVSAPMAADPALVPSYDTHWEIGVLYGPHGAPDFFSQASMDTFFGSDFEVHYNSNRLGIRLNGPKPEFTRTDGGEAGLHPSNIHDCEYAIGSINFTGDLPVILTKDGPSLGGFVCPVTIAKAELWKVGQVKPGDTIRFVPIDYPTAVSLQHRQVQAVQTLAAPVEVSMAMPDMAPREGLSATLLAYLPETAERPSVSYRQAGDQYILLEYGPNVLDISVRMRIHALMDAINAAKPQGLFELSPGVRSLQLRYDALTFSQEQLVDFLLALEDQLPPSDQLKVRSRVVHLPMAFEDSATLDAVDKYRQSVRDTAPWLPNNVDFMQRINGLDSREQVREVLYQARYMVLGLGDVYLGAPCAVPLDPRHRLLTSKYNPARTFTAEGTVGIGGVYMCIYGMDSPGGYQLVGRTLPIWNKYLKNQQFAAGEPWLLRFFDQVQYYPVTEDELTQLRADFRAGRHRIEIEEETFDFAAHQAFLAEHATDIAEFRAAQQIAYEKEVAHWKVSEAQALETLAAQDAPPDVTDHEGELVTADIAGNIWKCLVQPGDTVAAGDPLLIVEAMKMEFPVHAPVAGRVSAMHCAPGRQINAGDPLASILALDEVDA, encoded by the coding sequence ATGAATAAGTCATTGTTTGAAAAAGTATTGATCGCCAATCGCGGCGAGATCGCCGTGCGGATCATTCGCACATTGAAGGAAATGGGCATTGGCAGCGTGGCCGTGTATTCGGACGCTGACCGAAATAGCCTGCATGTGGAACTGGCGGATGAAGCCATCGCCTTGGGTGGGAATAGCCCGGCGGACAGCTACTTGGATACGCAGAAGATATTGAAGGCTGCTAAGAGCAGCGGAGCCATGGCCATTATTCCCGGCTATGGATTCCTGTCCGAAAACGCGGACTTTGCCGAAGCCTGCGAAGCCGAAGGCATTGTCTTTGTGGGGCCTACGCCGCTGCAAATGCGCCAGTTTGGCCTCAAACACTCCGCGCGTGAAATCGCCGAAGCAGCAGGTGTGCCTTTGGCACCAGGCACCGGTTTGTTGGCTTCGCTGGACGACGCCTTAGCTGCGGCTGACAAACTCGGCTATCCCGTCATGCTGAAAAGCACCGCGGGTGGCGGCGGTATTGGTTTAACGCGCTGTGAAGACGCGGCCGCGTTACGTGAGGCTTTTGTCTCCGTACAACGCCTCGGGCAAAGCTTCTTTAACGACAGCGGTGTGTTTTTGGAACGCTTTATTGCGCAAGCACGCCATGTCGAAGTGCAGATGTTTGGTGATGGCAATGGTCATGTCGTAGCGCTCGGTGAGCGAGACTGTTCTCTGCAACGTCGCAATCAGAAAGTCGTCGAAGAAACGCCTGCACCGAATTTGCCTACTGAAACCCGGCAAGCCATGCTGGACTGCGCAGTTCGTCTAGGTGAAAGCGTGAATTATCGCTCGGCCGGTACGGTTGAGTTCATTTATGACGCACAGCGTGATGACTTCTTCTTTCTGGAAGTGAACACTCGCTTACAGGTAGAGCACCCCGTAACCGAACAGGTGACGGGGCTGGATTTGGTGGCGTGGATGTTACAGATCGCGGCGGGTCAAACGCCGGATTTCAACAATCTGCCGACGCCGCAAGGCGCTTCGATGGAAGTCCGGATTTACGCCGAAGACCCGGTAAAAGGCTTTCAGCCATCGCCTGGTGAACTGACGGACGTGCATTGGCCGTTGGATTTAGCGCGAGTGGACACTTGGGTCGAAACCGGCAGCGAGGTATCACCGCATTATGATCCGATGATCGCCAAGGTGATTGTGTACGGCAAAGACCGTACTGAAGCCTTAGAAAAAATGCAGGCGGCGTTGAACGAAACTCGCTTGAGTGGCATTGCGACTAACTTGGACTATTTGCGCCAAGTCATCAGCACGCCGGAATTTCGCGTCGGCGATGTGTCGACACGCGCGTTGGAATCCTTTGTGTTCCAGCCGCATGTGATCGAAGTATTGCAGCCCGGCACCTACACCACGGTGCAGGATTTCCCCGGCCGCGTGGGTTATTGGGACATCGGCGTCCCGCCTTCTGGCCCTATGGACGATTTTGCCTTTCAGCTCTCCAACCGTATTGTCGGTAATCACGCCGACGCCGCTGGTTTGGAATGCACCATCATTGCGCCCACATTGCGCTTTCATCAAGACACCACCATCGCGTTAACCGGTGCGCCGACCTCGGCCATGCTGGACGACGAGCCGGTGGCGTTTTGGGAGCCGATAGACGTAAAAGCCGGGCAAACGCTGATCATTGGTAAAGCCCACAGCGGCTGCCGGACGTATCTCGCGGTACGCGGCGGGTTTGATGTGCCGGAATATCTGGGCAGCCGCTCGACCTTCGCTTTGGGTCAGTTCGGCGGCCATGGCGGTCGCCCACTGCGGGCGGGTGACATGCTGCCGGTCAGCCAAGCGGAACTGCCTGCCTGCACCACGCCGCAACCCGTCAGCGCCCCGATGGCAGCCGACCCCGCTTTGGTGCCGAGCTACGACACGCATTGGGAAATAGGCGTGCTTTATGGTCCGCACGGCGCGCCGGATTTCTTCTCGCAAGCGTCGATGGATACCTTCTTCGGCAGCGATTTCGAGGTGCATTACAACTCAAACCGCTTGGGCATTCGTTTGAACGGCCCTAAACCCGAATTTACCCGTACCGACGGCGGCGAAGCTGGCTTGCATCCGTCGAACATTCACGATTGTGAATACGCCATCGGCAGCATCAATTTCACCGGTGACCTGCCGGTTATCTTGACCAAAGATGGCCCGAGCTTGGGCGGCTTCGTTTGCCCGGTCACCATCGCCAAGGCCGAACTGTGGAAAGTAGGCCAGGTAAAACCGGGCGATACCATTCGCTTTGTGCCCATCGACTACCCGACCGCTGTGTCGTTGCAACATCGGCAAGTGCAGGCAGTGCAGACCTTAGCCGCGCCGGTTGAAGTCAGTATGGCAATGCCGGATATGGCTCCGCGAGAGGGGCTTTCAGCCACCCTGCTGGCCTATTTGCCGGAAACCGCAGAGCGTCCATCGGTCAGTTACCGGCAAGCCGGTGACCAATATATATTGCTGGAATATGGCCCGAACGTCCTCGATATCAGCGTCAGAATGCGTATTCATGCCTTAATGGACGCGATCAATGCAGCAAAACCTCAAGGCTTGTTTGAACTGTCGCCTGGCGTGCGTTCACTGCAATTGCGTTACGACGCACTGACATTTTCGCAAGAACAATTGGTCGATTTCCTACTGGCTTTGGAAGACCAGCTACCGCCGAGCGACCAACTCAAAGTGCGCAGTCGCGTAGTACATTTGCCCATGGCATTTGAAGATAGCGCGACGCTGGATGCGGTGGACAAATACCGCCAGTCCGTGCGCGACACCGCACCTTGGCTGCCCAATAACGTGGACTTTATGCAGCGCATTAATGGCCTCGACAGCCGCGAGCAAGTGCGCGAGGTGCTGTACCAAGCACGGTATATGGTGCTGGGGCTAGGCGACGTGTATTTGGGCGCGCCCTGTGCCGTGCCGCTCGACCCACGCCACCGTTTGCTCACCTCGAAATACAACCCGGCGCGGACCTTCACCGCCGAAGGCACGGTCGGCATCGGCGGCGTGTACATGTGTATTTATGGCATGGACTCACCCGGCGGCTATCAGTTGGTCGGGCGCACCCTGCCGATCTGGAACAAATATTTAAAGAACCAACAGTTCGCCGCTGGTGAGCCGTGGTTGCTGCGCTTTTTTGACCAAGTGCAGTACTACCCGGTGACCGAAGATGAATTGACGCAGTTACGCGCCGATTTCCGCGCCGGTCGACATCGCATAGAGATAGAAGAAGAAACCTTCGACTTCGCCGCTCATCAAGCGTTTTTAGCCGAACATGCGACCGATATTGCCGAGTTTAGGGCCGCGCAGCAGATCGCCTATGAAAAAGAAGTCGCGCACTGGAAGGTTTCAGAAGCGCAAGCGCTAGAAACGCTGGCCGCGCAAGATGCCCCACCGGATGTGACCGACCACGAAGGTGAGCTGGTGACTGCCGACATCGCCGGCAACATCTGGAAATGTCTGGTGCAACCGGGGGATACCGTCGCCGCAGGCGATCCGTTGTTGATCGTGGAAGCCATGAAGATGGAATTTCCCGTGCACGCGCCGGTTGCTGGCCGAGTGAGCGCCATGCATTGCGCACCCGGGCGGCAGATCAACGCGGGTGACCCGCTGGCCAGCATTTTAGCGTTAGACGAGGTGGACGCCTGA